From a region of the Babesia bovis T2Bo chromosome 1, whole genome shotgun sequence genome:
- a CDS encoding kelch repeat domain containing protein: MLIKCIPLCVGVFIWLALWLRYTDAARWKVLAPAKEDTPKYHKFAYTFSESLLYTFGGESEGTFSSDLKRFDPWRKQWVTLPSVGNVPAPRAGATLTKIGSTLYLIGGYNQNGTLGTISQYDVINNKWTHVYPQGVNKFLPRSGHASCTDGVNRIYIFGGYNDDGIYLNDLHEITISTKTTTEPYSQEIVASFKLLSTDSSKGGINPSPKECASMQLVDGKLYLHGGYSYGGSSHDDMWTFDLGDLKWSQVDSPVVPPPSEGMSSLSLGRSIFYFGGCDFGYASTRCYSDLWRFDTTSSRWYIIPTSGINPSGRAYAALAFVNDTFVLYGGSKLDKKAFDDSYQLVELQPCTDPDHTCLGRGSCLGVSCRCNTGFTGYDCSISLQGTQGPPDTPTHTEM; this comes from the exons ATGCTAATAAAATGCATTCCGTTATGTGTAGGTGTGTTTATTTGGCTGGCGTTGTGGCTCCGGTACACCGATGCTGCAAGATGGAAGGTATTGGCTCCAGCTAAGGAAG ACACACCTAAGTACCATAAATTCGCGTATACATTTTCCGAATCTTTGCTCTATACATTCGGGGGAGAGTCAGAAG GTACATTCAGTAGTGACCTGAAGCGGTTTGACCCATGGAGGAAGCAATGGGTGACCTTGCCATCTGTTGGGAATGTCCCAGCTCCTAGAGCTGGAGCTACTTTGACTAAAATAGGCTCCACTTTATATCTCATAGGAGGGTATAACCAGAATGGCACTTTAGGTACTATTAGTCAATACG ATGTCATAAATAACAAGTGGACTCATGTATATCCTCAAGGAGTTAATAAATTTCTGCCCAGGAGTGGGCATGCTAGCTGTACTGACGGCGTTAATcgcatttatatatttggtgGATACAACGAT GATGGCATATATCTCAATGATTTGCATGAGATTACAATATCCACGAAAACAACAACTGAACCTTATAGCCAGGAGATTGTTGCATCATTCAAGTTGCTTAGTACCG ATTCTAGTAAGGGGGGTATTAACCCATCGCCGAAGGAATGTGCTTCTATGCAGTTAGTGGATGGCAAGCTCTATCTCCATGGTGGATATTCTTATGGTGGCAGCAGTCACGATGACAT GTGGACCTTTGACTTGGGTGACTTGAAGTGGTCGCAAGTAGACTCTCCGGTTGTCCCTCCTCCATCAGAGGGCATGAGCTCTCTTAGTTTAGGGAGGAGTATATTTTACTTCGGGGGGTGTGACTTTGGATATGCATCCACTAGATGCTACAG TGATTTATGGCGCTTCGACACTACGTCTTCTAGATGGTACATCATACCAACATCGGGTATCAATCCCAGTGGAAGGGCATATGCCGCTTTGGCATTTGTCAACG ACACCTTTGTTTTGTATGGCGGATCAAAGCTGGACAAGAAGGCCTTTGACGACTCATACCAGCTCGTAGAATTACAGCCGTGCACTGACCCGGACCACACGTGTCTCGGTAGAG GATCGTGCTTGGGTGTTTCATGCCGTTGCAATACGGGATTCACTGGCTACGACTGTAGCATATCTCTTCAGGGTACCCAGGGGCCACCGGATACTCCAACTCATACTGAAATGTGA
- a CDS encoding hypothetical protein (Plasmodium falciparum CPW-WPC domain containing protein), translating to MLHYTNVVTILVLISHIAKGARIRKNYTDTQLDLFKDIAKNIKQESLMMPTSAEVIEKMKRIDEAEYKKIDKRIEKETAELTADHGSCGTVNYKRDYTHPCPEGWTPKSDGSCWGQGYKGPCEALQTFKWFTEEEKRSFEQRCCAFWPPVNLESISTSAKMLPTPLNGSVDHDNGMVIAARI from the exons ATGTTGCATTACACTAATGTGGTCACTATCTTGGTATTGATATCGCACATCGCAAAAGGAGCACGTATTCGGAAGAACTATACAG ATACGCAGCTAGATCTCTTCAAAG ATATCGctaaaaacattaaacAGGAGAGTTTGATGATGCCTACCAGTGCTGAAGTg ATTGAGAAGATGAAACG CATTGATGAAGCTGAGTATAAGAAGATAGACAAGCGAATTGAGAAGGAAACTGCGGAGCTAACGGCTGATCACGGGAG CTGCGGCACTGTGAATTACAAGCGGGACTATACACATCCGTGTCCAGAAG GTTGGACTCCTAAAAGTGACGGTTCGTGCTG GGGCCAGGGGTATAAGGGCCCGTGTGAAGCTCTGCAGACCTTCAAGTGGTTCACAGAGGAAGAGAAGCGCAGCTTC GAACAACGTTGCTGTGCATTCTGGCCTCCGGTGAATTTAGAATCTATAAGTACTTCGGCTAAAATGCTACCGACTCCATTAAATGGCAGT GTGGACCATGATAATGGCATGGTGATTGCAGCTAGAATATAA
- a CDS encoding Hexokinase family protein, with translation MGEISVIRQAAEAVEVPYKVTQVLDCDEAVRLDQIIGQLDIPIRYLKDVAQAFYAELVNGLMAHRRHRNLWLPNECSFKMLDSYITHLPTGNEKGCYYAIDFGGSNLRAVRINVTGTGTMERMQSTFSLRHATALRPKGLLDRTATATELFDHFAKNIGNLMEEAGDVSDPGHIYPVGFTFSFPCTMLSRRNAILLDWTKGFETGRDTTEQVEGRDIGMLMDEAFKRNHVNARVSIILNDTVGTLMSVAYQKPPGYPECRMGLILGTGFNICYVEHDYLHYGYIGKVVNIECGNFDKLLPTTPVDFEIDWYTSNSGRGMMEKLIAGAYLGDIIRRNMLLYLREKAPAKMWNIGTFTSIDAAEILNDQSETFEKAKEIVKENWDAVLEHHHLAGLRRICEAAFSRSAGLAAAAITATARKTRSYVTNKTTCAVDGSLYVKNQWYRDRLAYYLEKVSRSDLIGSVVMYACDDGSGKGAAIAAAMMAED, from the exons ATGG GTGAAATATCTGTTATTCGTCAGGCTGCGGAAGCCGTGGAGGTACCGTACAAGGTTACTCAAGTGCTGGATTGTGATGAAGCAGTCAGACTTGACCAAATCATTGGCCAGCTCGATATACCAATTAGGTACCTTAAGGATGTCGCTCAGGCATTTTATGCTGAGTTGGTTAACGGTCTTATGGCTCACAGAAGGCACCGTAACTTATGGTTACCTAATGAGTGTAGCTTCAAGATGTTAGATTCCTATATTACTCATTTGCCAACTGGTAATGAGAAGGGTTGTTACTATGCTATAGATTTCGGTGGATCTAACTTGAGAGCCGTCCGTATCAATGTTACTGGTACTGGTACTATGGAGAGAATGCAGTCAACATTTAGTTTGAGGCATGCCACTGCCCTTCGACCAAAGGGTTTGCTTGACCGTACTGCAACTGCTACTGAGCTTTTCGACCATTTTGCGAAGAACATTGGCAATCTTATGGAAGAGGCTGGTGATGTATCAGATCCCGGTCATATTTACCCTGTTGGCTTTACCTTTTCATTCCCGTGCACTATGTTATCAAGGCGCAATGCCATTCTTCTTGACTGGACTAAGGGTTTTGAGACTGGTCGTGACACAACTGAGCAGGTTGAGGGTCGTGACATTGGTATGCTTATGGACGAGGCCTTCAAGCGCAACCATGTTAACGCCAGGGTGTCCATTATTCTCAACGACACTGTAGGAACTCTTATGTCAGTTGCTTATCAGAAGCCTCCTGGTTACCCTGAATGCCGTATGGGTCTCATTCTTGGTACTGGtttcaatatatgttatgttgAGCATGATTACCTTCACTACGGTTACATTGGTAAGGTTGTCAACATTGAGTGTGGTAACTTCGACAAGCTGTTACCTACTACTCCAGTGGACTTTGAGATTGATTGGTACACGTCCAACAGTGGCAGGGGTATGATGGAGAAGCTCATTGCTGGAGCCTACCTTGGTGACATCATTAGGAGGAACATGCTTCTATATCTACGCGAGAAAGCACCCGCTAAAATGTGGAACATTGGCACTTTCACTTCTATTGATGCAGCTGAGATATTAAACGACCAGTCTGAAACCTTTGAGAAGGCTAAGGAGATCGTTAAGGAGAACTGGGATGCTGTATTGGAGCATCACCATTTGGCAGGTCTTAGGAGAATCTGTGAGGCTGCATTCTCAAGGTCTGCTGGTCTTGCTGCTGCTGCCATCACTGCTACTGCTCGCAAGACGAGGTCTTATGTCACCAACAAGACCACGTGTGCTGTTGATGGATCACTGTATGTTAAGAACCAGTGGTACAGGGACAGGCTTGCTTACTACCTTGAGAAGGTCAGCAGGTCTGACCTTATAGGATCAGTTGTGATGTATGCCTGTGATGATGGATCAGGCAAGGGTGCTGCGATTGCTGCTGCCATGATGGCGGAGGACTGA
- a CDS encoding DnaJ-like protein subfamily C member (DnaJ homolog subfamily C member), which translates to MVQRERNHIYPRDPGPSRKYVIDNLTGYNANDPWLRFLKREPGYQKALGIAQMVGGVYRMDSDPDTYIVYSNTENCRQVDMLFFQCNCPSQRITCSHLLAAAMSNSIGTDYIAKVVIMNQIDRRLFGILQRGDGIPNFCVPRHVAKSFKYLEPNADNTRILLEMLIGMVYRLMLMDYAGSGTANNRTTERIESTREYLDDTSLWSQLSNASKDRTANMHQSLTNSKCDFAQYAVDYFNEGSGDYYDSDDSYFHEGDGVPSVSLHFSVARLFNRLSYYVSSVGNLLRPESKLALRDAVRIILPGAYHILRDEYHMHWLLPNDLAHLEQMLKYLLKSYEKQSVTTIDGYSLALDCIEPMRQRAASFSISMPDIREALRLELMGLPMMSNVYADVNWYGRYQHSLGSMVEFLQTYELNLNMDMTFVTLGNQLIIKVPPISSFDNPWDALTAMVAAVEENDPRVFSGCGITLLALVKQISLLPPLCQLKKAISHIFDPGNNGAKFIASCLIHIPKNVVVAFFNAYIKETVVLASEAFCAIVIELCERVLLGSAPTSVKDSLYLLGIHFNLDVDDAWSQAASSFERRQRQQRILALSTDAVIPTESNSQKQQCIPDLPMESVVDEPFRCDVNSLVEKPAHEPVSPPDVDRVVLSPEEVSTNMDIDYGYTSPVIGNAIDTSSNTAVSSMQLDQGKALIDAIRLYTFGYGILEHLNPEASAIVNNQRKQLERSVRRLSEDLYSSRCHLHLELIQNADDNKYNCPLPEIGFVLDRSGIVVINNECGFTDSDVKALCDIGSSSKTNSSRDLIGQFGLGFKSVFLVTHTPCVFSNGFHFNFSSNPNLQNNVMYLMPHWVDVGTDSNPVSYIQQRLSPQGSNIFGSYVQDFTMRHGNMPGTFIFLPFDKGIEPYDFYASEFRRMECHYLCFLRNLQRISFIICEGTGELITFQRVCASTVHEVSTPGDWSKELHYEVGNRYESSRYTEIELVKSSGTLNQVISRHTSSFLLCCHAFSDRVPDAYSINKKQQNVVTIGIPLNIVDQCSYQVHNVLPVRDYGLGFLVSAKFNLSVSRNAVLVDDAWNIQLMDCVAISFVASVLFASNMAMSAPHWYYSTVRCIPGKHGARDCFARCCNLIQQLLQRVPWVLTASGNNRTVPSATVAVPNMPYQSIQGLYLVDTVRSIIEPTLLEKFCGCYYALVNIGSNDIYDNLVEIGVNDVLDPGFIALLLAQLSNAVERSLPINKQESMLRKFFSGIGSLLSLLARLLQTSDLDQIKQCLLLPNSCGYLMPIDTNTVYVRGPYILGLNKLPFVVCRSIFENKLGLQGYEHRIAAVLEQLGATELTPDNLYQALILKLAACLKYGNKVSLKSVIENGRILLHLISMHLDDLEKLTPDEKNEISSISVVCSDGSLSTLHDIGLKFCPGDNSPYADAYPDLQNYYNNARRLLSKSTLRIKYLSDQYLEGLDNNTTSGPSLIQFRDAINRLGVYSFLTYRRRGVTYDAPEVTCPYYSKALELSAQERGDIENGTSEITDWYTPDMSQLASSLLCGTIKSGHDCITVCIYQVMELEFTLYPQCYAVTSNSVVLGHSVAYYQCRLVPWVPYVTTALGNAISVTPIAVEDDIGISCPLLIHQDPVVSHLFLKPTGNACILDVIEYIAQELSTAHETPLRTSQMIDELSRPIYHRIRKCFSPVALDAITKYPNSVISILGDLYKQLLDRIESSELPLNIVVERFSSKRLIVVCQLPLAPGCKFTALSSGSDQLYIRDSIVKSPTTPPLSQLYAQLPKLEFLWSAIGVSEYLSVSATLGILESLPKRTIAVEHIYTAICCVLHLRHILDETEFKNVLWSRRCIPVTSHRDSVFLEFKGDHVLSHASNITDGNHCLMAPECGLLTIKTEESWNLVNTSSIMDNGKLHLAAAISELPNTRVIAEYVSSCFGGATIHEAWSRILNLLGAIDLADRCSIIPVVDITDANRDTGHYVLCMLLPYIHYYIKHKLGTNYVDWYRQAVSMLLRLEVYIVQELDAAYAVHLGDTNLSGDMGPRDSVLHTSPCGEVCLYAIGSCIQEVQFDTKIPKPDRCGFPGTLSSQFFVNIASIFHPGGIGSMSSIATPNEQVRFFGAVLATIYDMLLSEPKSRVDLFVSSFNRGSTVECLCLDESTWNFIPKVTEHSDHDVPMSTGIENGLSSMELDKHVPLDDLSIQQGCTSSKMASCPEDMPLLKASCQHTVSAKGAYGNHIPSGSRCLDNVVDPLVALWIYRTKMPASSSTNELYTHSPALPPTKDTTDAYSPMEYSSISPDASILDDMNPQVIEDTCGLNDEENALQRRVMSLHEHKSLVSKTTEANTTWMKSLTEVGIDEIKDQDPYSHMTKDVSEKVQIMETKKFDPDVPNSGKLAPGNLILYHGNREYRKQMTRPLSYMLAISDELSSLVSSVSLVECIDVMKHVDTNQIVDRMKQYMHGDTNERNIAVGYLGEQYIYEFLKSVLAEEIADNKITLRWLNGNDESGQPYDIHVRNRNGEETFIEVKSSCSAVKDNFEMSYKEWNFTQQMGARYEIFRVTGVGQQCVQLSRLVNPYSLWRAGRLRFCLRL; encoded by the coding sequence ATGGTCCAAAGGGAACgtaatcatatatatcccCGGGATCCAGGGCCATCTAGAAAGTATGTAATAGACAACCTAACCGGTTATAATGCAAACGACCCGTGGCTACGCTTTTTAAAGCGTGAACCTGGTTACCAGAAGGCCCTTGGCATAGCACAAATGGTCGGTGGAGTCTACCGTATGGATAGCGACCCTGATACCTATATCGTATACTCTAACACAGAAAACTGCCGACAGGTTGATATGCTCTTCTTTCAATGCAACTGTCCCAGTCAACGTATTACCTGCTCACACCTGTTGGCAGCAGCAATGTCCAACAGCATTGGCACGGACTACATCGCCAAGGTTGTTATAATGAATCAAATTGACCGAAGGCTGTTCGGTATATTGCAACGTGGTGATGGTATACCCAATTTCTGCGTACCTCGACATGTTGCCAAGTCCTTTAAATACCTCGAACCAAATGCAGACAATACCCGAATATTACTAGAGATGCTAATTGGTATGGTATACCGGCTTATGCTGATGGACTATGCAGGATCGGGTACTGCAAATAACCGCACTACGGAACGTATTGAGTCAACCAGGGAATATCTTGACGACACCAGTCTTTGGTCACAATTGAGCAATGCAAGTAAAGATAGAACTGCCAATATGCACCAGAGTTTAACTAACTCCAAATGCGACTTTGCCCAATATGCTGTGGATTACTTTAACGAAGGATCAGGTGATTATTATGACAGCGATGACAGTTACTTCCACGAAGGTGACGGCGTTCCGTCCGTCTCGTTGCACTTTTCAGTTGCACGCTTGTTCAATCGTTTGTCATATTACGTATCGAGTGTTGGCAATCTGCTAAGGCCTGAATCTAAACTTGCATTGCGTGATGCTGTAAGAATTATACTTCCAGGAGCTTATCACATACTACGTGACGAATATCACATGCATTGGTTGTTGCCTAATGACCTGGCTCATCTAGAACAAATGTTGAAGTATCTTTTAAAGTCATATGAAAAACAAAGTGTAACAACCATAGATGGCTATTCGCTAGCGTTGGACTGCATAGAGCCAATGCGTCAACGTGCTGCTTCATTCAGTATCTCCATGCCAGACATACGTGAGGCGTTGCGATTGGAGCTCATGGGACTACCTATGATGTCAAACGTATACGCAGATGTAAATTGGTACGGACGCTATCAACACAGTCTAGGATCGATGGTTGAATTTTTACAAACATACGAACTTAATTTAAATATGGACATGACGTTTGTAACCCTGGGCAACCAATTGATCATCAAGGTGCCCCCAATATCGAGTTTCGATAATCCTTGGGATGCCCTAACGGCAATGGTTGCTGCTGTAGAAGAAAATGACCCTAGAGTGTTCAGCGGATGTGGTATTACATTATTAGCGTTAGTCAAACAAATATCACTCTTGCCCCCGTTATGCCAACTTAAAAAGGCCATATCACATATCTTCGATCCCGGGAATAATGGAGCTAAGTTCATTGCTAGTTGTTTAATCCATATTCCAAAGAATGTTGTAGTTGCCTTTTTCAACGCATACATCAAGGAAACTGTTGTTTTGGCCAGTGAGGCATTTTGTGCCATTGTAATCGAGTTGTGCGAGCGTGTTTTACTAGGAAGCGCACCCACATCTGTCAAAGATAGTTTATACCTGCTGGGTATTCACTTCAACTTGGATGTGGATGATGCTTGGTCGCAAGCTGCGTCCTCATTTGAACGACGGCAAAGGCAGCAACGCATACTCGCGTTAAGTACTGATGCAGTGATACCCACTGAGTCAAACTCTCAGAAGCAGCAGTGTATACCCGATTTGCCCATGGAATCTGTAGTGGACGAACCATTTAGGTGTGATGTAAATAGTCTTGTGGAGAAACCTGCCCACGAACCAGTGTCACCACCTGATGTTGATAGGGTAGTATTATCCCCTGAAGAAGTCAGTACAAACATGGATATTGACTATGGGTATACATCTCCAGTAATTGGAAATGCAATTGATACTTCTAGTAATACAGCAGTAAGCAGTATGCAATTAGACCAGGGAAAGGCATTGATAGATGCAATTCGCTTATATACATTTGGTTACGGTATACTGGAACATTTAAATCCCGAAGCTTCCGCAATTGTCAATAACCAACGGAAACAACTTGAACGTTCTGTCCGCCGTCTCAGTGAAGATCTGTATAGCTCCAGGTGCCATTTACACCTGGAACTTATACAAAATGCTGACGATAATAAGTACAACTGCCCGTTGCCTGAAATCGGTTTTGTATTAGACCGTAGTGGTATAGTAGTAATCAATAATGAATGTGGATTTACCGATAGCGATGTCAAGGCACTATGTGACATTGGATCCAGTAGCAAGACTAATAGTTCTCGTGATCTTATAGGTCAATTTGGATTAGGATTTAAGTCGGTGTTTCTAGTAACACATACTCCCTGTGTATTTTCCAACGGATTCCATTTCAACTTCTCAAGCAACCCCAATCTCCAAAACAACGTCATGTACCTAATGCCACACTGGGTTGACGTAGGCACTGATTCAAACCCagtgtcatatatacaacaacgTCTATCACCACAGGGAAGTAATATCTTTGGATCCTACGTACAAGACTTTACCATGCGTCATGGTAATATGCCTGGTACTTTTATATTCCTCCCTTTTGACAAGGGTATTGAACCATATGATTTCTACGCCTCTGAGTTCCGTCGCATGGAATGCCATTACTTATGCTTTCTCAGAAATTTGCAAAGGATCAGCTTTATCATTTGCGAAGGTACCGGCGAGTTGATCACATTCCAACGTGTATGCGCATCTACGGTTCACGAAGTTTCAACACCAGGTGATTGGTCTAAAGAATTGCATTATGAAGTGGGAAATAGATATGAATCAAGCAGGTACACTGAAATCGAACTTGTTAAGTCCAGTGGTACCCTGAACCAAGTTATCAGCCGTCACACTTCCAGCTTCCTGCTATGTTGTCACGCGTTTAGTGATAGAGTACCGGATGCCTATTCTATAAACAagaaacaacaaaatgtaGTTACTATTGGTATACCGCTGAATATAGTGGATCAATGCAGTTACCAAGTGCACAACGTGCTACCTGTCAGAGACTACGGCCTCGGATTCTTGGTCAGTGCAAAGTTTAACCTATCAGTCAGCCGTAACGCAGTATTGGTTGATGACGCATGGAATATCCAGTTGATGGATTGCGTAGCTATATCTTTCGTGGCTAGTGTACTGTTTGCCTCTAATATGGCAATGTCAGCtccacattggtactacagcACAGTTAGGTGCATACCCGGAAAACATGGTGCCCGCGATTGTTTTGCCAGATGTTGTAATTTAATACAACAGTTGTTACAACGGGTTCCTTGGGTACTAACGGCTTCTGGCAATAACAGGACAGTGCCATCTGCGACTGTTGCAGTACCAAATATGCCTTATCAGTCAATACAGGGACTGTATCTTGTTGATACAGTTCGTTCTATAATTGAGCCCACGTTACTGGAGAAGTTCTGCGGATGCTATTATGCATTGGTTAATATTGGGAGCAATGACATATACGATAATTTGGTAGAAATTGGTGTAAATGATGTCCTGGACCCTGGATTCATAGCTCTTCTACTGGCGCAGCTGTCGAATGCTGTTGAGCGTAGTTTACCCATAAATAAACAGGAATCTATGCTACGTAAGTTCTTTTCTGGCATTGGTTCATTACTATCACTTCTGGCTCGTTTGCTCCAGACTAGTGACCTGGATCAAATTAAACAATGTCTGTTGCTACCGAATTCATGCGGCTACCTAATGCCAATCGATACTAATACAGTGTATGTGCGTGGCCCTTATATATTGGGCCTTAACAAGCTACCATTCGTTGTATGCAGATCCATATTCGAAAATAAGCTAGGACTCCAAGGATATGAACATCGCATAGCGGCAGTACTTGAACAGTTGGGAGCTACTGAATTGACTCCTGATAATCTCTATCAAGCTCTGATATTAAAGTTAGCTGCTTGTCTGAAATACGGCAACAAGGTTTCATTGAAGTCTGTAATAGAAAATGGAAGAATCCTGCTACATTTGATTTCAATGCACCTTGATGATTTGGAAAAATTAACACCCGATGaaaaaaatgaaataaGTTCAATCTCAGTCGTATGTTCAGACGGGTCACTATCCACCTTGCATGATATCGGATTGAAGTTTTGTCCAGGTGACAATAGCCCCTACGCAGATGCATACCCTGATCTCCAAAATTACTACAACAATGCACGCCGTCTGTTAAGCAAGTCAACACTACGTATCAAGTACTTATCTGACCAATATCTAGAAGGTTTGGACAATAATACAACCAGCGGGCCTTCACTAATCCAATTCAGAGATGCTATCAACAGACTGGGGGTATACAGCTTCTTGACATACCGTAGGCGTGGTGTGACCTATGATGCACCTGAAGTAACATGCCCATACTACAGTAAAGCACTGGAACTAAGTGCACAGGAACGTGGTGATATAGAAAATGGAACTTCTGAAATAACAGACTGGTACACCCCCGATATGTCTCAGTTGGCTAGTAGCCTGTTGTGCGGAACTATTAAAAGTGGCCATGACTGCATCACTGTTTGCATATACCAAGTGATGGAATTGGAATTCACACTATACCCCCAATGCTACGCTGTTACATCCAATTCCGTAGTATTGGGCCACTCCGTAGCGTACTATCAATGTCGACTTGTGCCATGGGTACCTTATGTAACTACAGCACTGGGAAATGCTATATCTGTAACTCCAATAGCTGTAGAAGACGATATAGGTATATCATGCCCGTTGTTAATCCATCAGGATCCAGTGGTTTCGCACCTATTCCTAAAACCAACTGGTAATGCGTGCATCCTGGATGTTATCGAATACATCGCACAAGAGTTGAGTACTGCTCACGAGACGCCATTACGCACAAGTCAAATGATAGATGAACTATCCAGGCCCATTTACCATCGGATAAGAAAGTGCTTCTCTCCAGTGGCACTTGATGCAATAACAAAGTATCCCAACAGTGTTATATCCATTCTAGGAGACCTGTATAAACAGTTACTAGACCGCATCGAGTCTAGCGAGCTTCCATTGAACATAGTTGTCGAAAGGTTTTCCTCAAAAAGGCTTATTGTGGTTTGCCAGTTGCCATTAGCTCCCGGATGTAAATTCACGGCACTATCATCTGGAAGTGATCAGCTTTATATACGTGACTCCATAGTGAAGTCACCTACTACGCCCCCTTTATCCCAACTCTACGCGCAATTGCCAAAGCTTGAATTTCTTTGGAGTGCTATCGGCGTTAGCGAATACCTTAGTGTAAGCGCTACCCTGGGTATACTGGAGTCATTACCCAAAAGGACTATTGCTGTAGAACACATTTATACAGCCATATGTTGCGTTTTACACTTGAGGCATATCCTGGATGAAACTGAATTTAAAAACGTTCTATGGTCCCGTAGGTGTATTCCAGTGACATCACATCGAGATTCGGTATTTCTGGAATTCAAAGGTGATCATGTGTTATCCCATGCATCGAATATAACAGATGGTAACCATTGCCTGATGGCACCTGAATGTGGTCTGCTGACCATAAAAACTGAAGAGTCATGGAACCTGGTAAATACAAGCTCAATAATGGATAATGGAAAACTTCATCTAGCTGCAGCAATTTCTGAACTTCCAAATACACGGGTTATTGCAGAATATGTATCATCATGTTTTGGCGGAGCCACTATTCACGAAGCATGGTCTAGAATTCTTAACTTATTAGGGGCAATTGATCTGGCGGATCGTTGCTCCATTATACCCGTTGTTGACATTACCGATGCTAATAGAGATACAGGTCACTATGTGCTGTGTATGTTGTTACCATACATACACTACTACATAAAGCATAAATTGGGCACCAATTATGTTGACTGGTACCGCCAAGCGGTGTCAATGTTATTGCGTCTGGAGGTCTATATTGTCCAAGAACTTGACGCAGCATATGCTGTACATCTTGGTGATACGAATTTAAGTGGTGACATGGGTCCTAGGGACAGTGTACTCCACACCAGCCCGTGCGGTGAAGTTTGTCTATACGCTATCGGCTCCTGTATCCAGGAAGTGCAATTTGACACCAAGATCCCTAAGCCAGACCGTTGTGGTTTTCCGGGAACGCTATCTTCACAGTTCTTTGTTAACATTGCTAGCATCTTTCACCCCGGAGGTATTGGATCTATGAGTTCAATAGCTACCCCTAATGAACAAGTGCGCTTCTTTGGGGCCGTCCTTGCTACAATATACGACATGCTGCTATCGGAACCTAAAAGCAGAGTTGATCTATTTGTAAGTTCATTCAACAGAGGTAGCACTGTAGAATGTCTCTGCCTGGATGAGTCGACATGGAATTTCATACCGAAGGTAACTGAACATAGTGACCACGATGTACCTATGTCTACGGGTATAGAAAATGGATTATCTAGCATGGAATTGGATAAGCATGTGCCTCTGGATGACCTATCTATACAGCAAGGTTGCACAAGTTCTAAAATGGCTTCTTGCCCAGAGGATATGCCATTATTAAAAGCATCATGCCAACATACCGTTTCTGCAAAGGGAGCATACGGAAATCATATACCTTCCGGAAGCAGGTGCCTAgataatgtagtggatCCTTTGGTTGCTCTGTGGATATATAGAACTAAAATGCCTGCTTCCAGTAGCACTAACGAGTTATACACCCATTCTCCAGCGTTACCGCCAACGAAGGATACAACTGATGCCTATTCACCCATGGAATATAGCAGTATATCACCGGATGCATCAATTTTGGATGATATGAATCCACAAGTAATCGAGGATACATGTGGACTAAATGACGAAGAAAACGCCCTCCAGAGGCGAGTTATGTCACTGCATGAACACAAGAGTCTAGTCTCCAAGACAACAGAGGCTAATACTACATGGATGAAATCATTGACAGAAGTAGGTATCGATGAAATAAAAGATCAAGATCCCTATTCGCATATGACTAAAGATGTCTCTGAAAAAGTTCAAATAATGGAAACCAAGAAGTTTGACCCCGATGTACCAAACAGCGGCAAGTTAGCTCCAGGGAATCTCATATTATATCACGGTAATAGGGAATATCGGAAACAAATGACAAGACCATTGAGCTACATGCTGGCAATAAGCGATGAATTGTCGTCACTCGTATCGAGCGTATCCCTAGTAGAATGTATCGATGTCATGAAGCATGTAGATACCAACCAAATTGTAGATAGGATGAAGCAATATATGCATGGTGATACAAATGAACGCAATATAGCCGTAGGCTACCTAGGtgaacaatatatatacgaGTTTCTAAAGTCAGTACTCGCTGAAGAAATCGCAGATAACAAGATTACGTTACGTTGGCTCAACGGTAATGATGAAAGTGGTCAGCCGTACGATATCCACGTACGTAACCGTAATGGCGAGGAAACATTTATCGAAGTCAAGAGCAGTTGCAGTGCCGTAAAAGACAATTTTGAAATGAGTTATAAGGAATGGAATTTCACACAACAAATGGGAGCGCGTTATGAAATCTTTCGAGTTACGGGTGTTGGACAACAATGTGTACAGCTATCACGATTGGTAAACCCCTATTCATTGTGGCGAGCAGGACGGCTTCGTTTCTGCCTTAGGCTGTAA